A single Neospora caninum Liverpool complete genome, chromosome VIIb DNA region contains:
- a CDS encoding Protein kinase AKT, related codes for MNAFQSSSADITINRGDVVKEGWLCKQSKFLKDWRRRWFVLTPYCLCSFKTSDIYSSKPTEILFLRDCSTVKSADEDIQKENAFRVDTPNRVFFLIADNNQEKESWIGHIGRQMVRPSVMVSDCYGQDND; via the exons ATGAACGCATTTCAGTCGTCGAGCGCGGACATCACCATCAACAGGGGTGATGTGGTGAAAGAGGGGTGGCTATGCAAGCAGTCAAAATTTCTGAAGGATTGGAGGCGGCGCTGGTTCGTGCTGACCCCCTACTGCCTGTGCAGCTTCAAGACGTCTGACATCTACAGTTCCAAGCCAACTGAG ATCCTCTTCCTAAGAGATTGTAGCACTGTGAAGAGCGCTGACGAGGACAtacagaaagagaacgcatTCCGAGTGGATACCCCGAATCGTGTGTTCTTCCTGATAGCTGACAACAACCAGGAAAAAGAGTCATGGATTGGCCACATCGGAAGGCAGATGGTACGCCCTTCGGTTATGGTTAGCGACTGTTATGGCCAGGATAATGACTAA
- a CDS encoding putative GTP-binding protein — MQSLTEEDVENFPRYEKPFVDFMWCEAKAGNGGKPKKNAVRSRNFRGPGYGGHGGNVILEADVKCGDLLQLEEKLRADDGGDGEGTSRGIHAKDKVVKVPVGTIVRKRVSTGRLSPEGRRYKQSLFWFQFLFDKQSLTVAAGGRGGLAPSTFKKKDGRLPEPGERNFLELELRLVNDVALLGAPNSGKTSFAAAVTRYQSKIGSEGMQTRRPHIGTLRYVDGVEFKLMDLPALCPGAHQDKARGMRILRHLYRSRLLVYVIDVARGRALSPVQDGRKGKERSLLTDDQSRSGDAESYERRPEGVGEAGWGGDHATSFAGVTGRGDPFEDFLYLREEVMKHRKDNEGKKELVLATKCDALHRGSLYHLDSLYYRLRSQYPDIPIVGVSARFGLGLQEAVSTIRQLLGPEDWLVKERRVQMEKSWEEFLLPNRAEEDKALRRLGFFPLPPANLPANVGASLHPPPSLTTKVVGSHGFSASHDNANESNPVSVEKGVARLADDERCDSADVKNV; from the exons ATGCAGAGCCTGACGGAAGAGGACGTCGAAAACTTTCCTCGCTACGAAAAACCGTTCGTCGATTTCATGTGGTGTGAGGCCAAGGCCGGGAACGGCgggaagccgaagaaaaaTGCGGTCCG GAGTCGCAATTTCCGGGGACCTGGCTATGGCGGCCACGGGGGCAACGTGATTTTGGAGGCAGACGTCAAATGCGGGGATTTGCTTCAACTGGAAGAGAAACTTCGCGCCGATGATGGCGGTGACGGCGAGGGCACCAGCAGAGGCATTCACGCCAAAGACAAAGTGGTCAAA GTGCCCGTAGGTACCATCGTGAGGAAGCGCGTTTCCAccggccgtctctctcccgaggGGCGGCGGTACAAGCAGAGTCTGTTTTG GTTCCAGTTCCTCTTCGACAAACAAAGCCTGACAGTCGCTGCGGGAGGCCGCGGGGGCCTCGCGCCGAGCACGttcaagaagaaagacggccGGCTGCCTGAGCCGGGCGAACGAAACTTCCTGGAACTCGAGCTGCGCCTAGTGAACGATGTGGCGCTTCTCGGCGCACCCAACAGCGGGAAAACGTCGTTCGCAGCGGCGGTCACGAG GTATCAATCCAAGATCGGCTCCGAAGGTATGCAGACGCGCAGGCCACACATCGGCACTCTGCGCTACGTCGACGGCGTTGAATTCAAGCTGATGGATCTCCCTGCTCTCTGTCCAGGCGCCCACCAA GATAAAGCACGAGGCATGCGAATCCTTCGACACCTCTACCGGTCTCGACTGTTGGTCTACGTTATCGACGTAGCTCGAGGCCGCGCTCTCAGTCCCGTGCAGGACGgcaggaaggggaaggagcgaAGTCTGCTCACAGACGATCAGAGCCGAAGCGGGGACGCAGAGAGCTACGAGAGGCGCCCGGAaggcgtcggcgaggcgGGATGGGGCGGCGACCACGCGACGTCATTCGCCGGTGTCACGGGACGGGGCGACCCCTTTGAGGATTTCCTTTATCTGCGGGAGGAGGTTATGAAGCATCGCAAAGAcaacgagggaaagaaagagttG GTCCTCGCGACAAAGTGCGACGCCCTACATCGAGGGTCTCTCTATCACCTCGATTCGCTGTACTACCGGCTGCGAAGCCAGTATCCAGATATTCCTATCGTCG GCGTTTCAGCACGGTTCGGTTTGGGCCTGCAAGAAGCCGTCAGCACGATTCGTCAGTTGCTGGGCCCCGAGGATTGGCTAGTCAAGGAGCGTCGCGTTCAGATGGAAAAGTCGTGGGAGGAGTTCTTGCTCCCGAATCGggctgaagaagacaag GCTCTGCGGAGactcggcttcttcccccttccCCCTGCCAATCTTCCTGCAAACGTAGGCGCGTCGTTGCACCCTCCGCCGTCTTTGACGACGAAAGTCGTCGGTTCCCATGGTTTTTCAGCGAGTCATGACAACGCGAACGAGTCGAATCCAGTGAGCGTCGAAAAGGGTGTTGCGCGCCTCGCGGATGACGAACGGTGCGACAGTGCAGATGTTAAAAACGTTTGA